In Arthrobacter sp. CDRTa11, one DNA window encodes the following:
- a CDS encoding helix-turn-helix domain-containing protein translates to MVRVPLSPDEVRAGKLLGEMLRSARGQRTLVQVALGAGISPETLRKIETGRIATPSFMTVAALAEELALSLDDIQGTLRRSSGETLDVAS, encoded by the coding sequence ATGGTCAGAGTCCCCCTAAGCCCAGACGAGGTGCGTGCTGGGAAGCTGCTCGGCGAAATGCTCCGGAGCGCGCGGGGCCAACGGACGTTGGTACAGGTGGCCCTTGGCGCAGGCATATCCCCTGAAACCTTGCGGAAAATCGAGACAGGTCGAATTGCCACACCGTCCTTCATGACAGTTGCGGCCCTTGCCGAAGAACTTGCCCTCTCCTTGGATGACATCCAGGGAACGCTGCGGCGGTCCTCCGGTGAGACGCTCGATGTAGCTTCCTGA
- the map gene encoding type I methionyl aminopeptidase codes for MIELLTPREIDQARRSGQFVAGTLSDLRDRTRPGTNLLEINDWAASMIRAAGARSCYVDYAPSFGRGPFGKVICTSVNDAVLHGLPHDYVLMEGDLLTLDFAASVDGWVTDSAISFVVGDSPAPVDRHMIETTEKALVAGIHAAQSGARIGDISFAIGSVLEAARFQVNKEFGGHGVGSTMHQDPHIPNTGIPGRGYVIRPGLLLAIEPWVMDGTSKLVTAPDGWTLCSSNGRRTAHSEHTIAVTESGPVILTQLA; via the coding sequence TTGATTGAACTGCTTACGCCCCGAGAGATTGATCAGGCCCGCCGCTCCGGCCAATTTGTGGCCGGGACCCTGTCGGACCTGAGGGACAGAACCAGGCCGGGCACGAACCTCCTGGAAATTAACGATTGGGCAGCTTCGATGATCCGGGCCGCAGGCGCCCGCTCCTGTTATGTCGACTACGCCCCGTCGTTTGGGCGCGGCCCGTTTGGAAAAGTGATCTGCACATCCGTCAACGATGCTGTTCTGCACGGACTCCCCCATGACTACGTTCTAATGGAAGGGGACTTGCTGACTTTGGATTTCGCAGCAAGTGTTGACGGCTGGGTCACCGATTCCGCGATCAGCTTCGTTGTGGGCGATTCTCCTGCGCCTGTTGACCGGCACATGATTGAAACCACCGAGAAAGCACTTGTGGCGGGCATTCATGCAGCCCAGTCCGGAGCGCGGATTGGCGATATCTCTTTCGCCATCGGGTCAGTGCTCGAAGCAGCCCGCTTCCAGGTCAACAAGGAATTTGGCGGACATGGGGTGGGGAGCACCATGCACCAGGACCCGCACATTCCAAACACCGGAATACCCGGACGCGGATACGTGATTCGCCCCGGATTGCTTTTGGCCATCGAACCCTGGGTTATGGACGGCACCAGCAAACTCGTCACAGCTCCTGACGGGTGGACCCTGTGCAGCTCCAATGGCCGCCGAACTGCGCACTCCGAGCACACGATCGCCGTCACGGAATCGGGACCGGTCATCCTCACCCAACTGGCCTAG
- a CDS encoding alpha/beta hydrolase yields MAASFIDVSELKVVESSAPGPCGPVPIRWYQPAVESAAAAPVPTMVWAHGGGFFAGGLDQPEAHDVARALAQRGLPVATVDYRLAPFPGLAWAGRGGRRPRGRFPLPVEDILAALRTVGGESPGGVILGGASAGACLASAAALRALNGGLKPRGIVLAYGFFHSSHPRPHHVQRRLRGHRRLTHSRWIHNAVNRNYAGTPSALADPFAFPGGHVLDGFPPTLMINADRDAMRASGDQFAGELLAAGIDVEQHVLPGSRHGFLNRPRLDAFTIAIDLIASWSRAR; encoded by the coding sequence ATGGCGGCGTCCTTCATTGATGTGAGTGAACTCAAGGTTGTCGAATCTTCAGCCCCAGGGCCGTGCGGTCCTGTCCCCATCCGCTGGTATCAGCCAGCAGTTGAGAGTGCAGCGGCAGCACCGGTCCCGACGATGGTCTGGGCTCATGGCGGAGGCTTTTTTGCCGGTGGCCTTGATCAGCCAGAAGCCCATGACGTCGCCCGCGCTCTTGCCCAGCGCGGGCTTCCGGTTGCCACTGTGGACTACCGCCTGGCGCCATTTCCCGGGCTGGCCTGGGCCGGCAGAGGCGGAAGGCGCCCCCGGGGGCGGTTTCCCCTTCCCGTAGAAGACATCCTGGCCGCGCTCCGAACTGTGGGCGGTGAGTCACCGGGTGGAGTGATTCTCGGCGGAGCAAGCGCCGGAGCCTGCCTGGCCTCCGCCGCCGCCCTCCGCGCCCTCAACGGCGGGCTGAAACCGAGGGGGATTGTTCTTGCCTACGGCTTCTTCCACTCGTCACATCCCCGGCCGCACCACGTCCAACGACGGCTACGTGGCCACCGCCGGCTCACGCATTCCCGATGGATCCATAACGCCGTTAATCGCAACTATGCCGGCACACCGTCCGCGCTGGCTGACCCTTTCGCGTTTCCCGGAGGGCACGTCCTGGACGGCTTCCCTCCAACCCTCATGATCAATGCCGACCGGGACGCCATGCGCGCATCCGGTGACCAGTTCGCGGGAGAACTCCTGGCGGCAGGAATCGACGTCGAACAGCACGTCCTGCCCGGGTCCCGTCATGGGTTCCTGAACCGTCCGCGTCTCGATGCCTTCACTATCGCGATTGATCTCATCGCCTCATGGTCCCGGGCACGGTGA
- a CDS encoding MarR family winged helix-turn-helix transcriptional regulator: MDATQEPRWLTSEERDAWLALTSVIMRLPSALDAQLQRDAGISHFEYQVMAGLSESKDRTARMSELAVIAEGSLPRLSQVVGRLEKRGWVRRTPDPTDGRYTLAILTDEGWDKVVKTAPGHVEEVRTLVFDPLTKAQVQQLTNIGRRVTRAIDPNDYCLRGLDQGQRSGAAAG, from the coding sequence ATGGATGCAACGCAAGAGCCCCGCTGGCTGACGTCCGAAGAGCGGGACGCCTGGCTCGCACTGACCAGCGTGATCATGAGGCTGCCTTCCGCGCTCGACGCCCAACTCCAGCGCGATGCAGGGATCAGCCACTTCGAATACCAGGTCATGGCCGGGCTCTCGGAGAGCAAGGACCGGACCGCCCGGATGAGCGAACTGGCCGTGATCGCCGAAGGATCGCTCCCCCGCCTCTCGCAGGTGGTGGGCAGACTCGAGAAACGCGGATGGGTACGCCGCACACCGGACCCGACGGACGGCCGCTATACCCTGGCGATCCTCACCGATGAGGGGTGGGACAAGGTGGTCAAAACTGCACCGGGGCATGTGGAGGAAGTGCGGACGCTGGTCTTTGACCCGCTCACCAAGGCGCAGGTCCAGCAGCTGACCAACATCGGCCGACGGGTCACCCGCGCCATCGACCCCAACGACTACTGCCTCCGCGGCCTCGACCAGGGCCAGCGGTCCGGAGCTGCAGCGGGCTAA
- a CDS encoding FadR/GntR family transcriptional regulator: protein MDDLLDSWTAGQDRVVRVGAAEAVFASLRGAIEGGKIPVGTRLDSEASLAKQYGVSRTMVREALRSCTALGLTATHTGKGTFVIADKVAQDLKLGKYSASALVEARPHVEVPAAGLAAQRRTSEDLEALREILREMSEAENLQQWVQLNTEFHVTIARSSGNGVFESFLSDICEAMANQSNTLNLVADRRKESGDEHARIFDAIERGSAEDASEAMTMHLHGVECALGTIVPGSGKAAAGRTG from the coding sequence ATGGATGACCTGTTGGACAGCTGGACAGCTGGACAAGATCGAGTGGTGCGAGTGGGTGCCGCTGAAGCTGTATTCGCATCCCTTCGCGGCGCCATCGAGGGCGGCAAGATTCCCGTTGGCACACGCCTGGATTCAGAGGCGTCGCTGGCCAAGCAGTACGGAGTCAGCCGGACCATGGTCCGCGAAGCCCTCAGGTCATGCACTGCCCTCGGCCTGACCGCCACGCATACCGGTAAAGGCACTTTCGTCATCGCAGACAAGGTGGCCCAGGACCTCAAGCTCGGTAAATACTCGGCCAGCGCCCTGGTGGAGGCCCGCCCCCACGTGGAAGTTCCGGCCGCAGGCCTCGCAGCCCAGCGCCGGACAAGTGAAGACCTCGAGGCCCTCCGGGAGATTCTCCGGGAAATGTCCGAGGCCGAAAACCTCCAGCAGTGGGTTCAACTCAACACCGAATTCCACGTGACCATTGCCCGTTCCAGTGGCAACGGCGTCTTCGAATCATTCCTGTCCGATATCTGCGAGGCAATGGCCAACCAATCGAACACCCTCAACCTGGTGGCCGACCGCCGGAAGGAGTCCGGCGACGAGCACGCCCGCATCTTCGATGCGATCGAGCGTGGTTCGGCCGAGGACGCCTCGGAGGCCATGACCATGCACCTGCACGGCGTGGAGTGCGCCCTGGGCACCATCGTCCCTGGAAGCGGAAAGGCCGCCGCTGGCCGCACAGGCTGA
- a CDS encoding aspartate ammonia-lyase yields MSTPSTTAAATTIAASNGQAASTRSEHDLLGDRDVPAEAYWGVHTLRAVENFPITGQPLSSNMHLVRGLAAVKQAAARTNLELGLLDPERAAAIEQACTDVMNGHYADQFVVDVIQGGAGTSSNMNANEVIANRALQILGHAKGEYTRLHPNDHVNLSQSTNDVYPTAVKLGTIFAVKELLAALEELEEAFAAKALEFRTVVKMGRTQLQDAVPMTLGQEFGTYAITIGEDRLRLAEANLLIHEINLGATAIGTGLNAPAGYTEAACRHLAQITGLPLVTAPDLIEATQDVGAFVHLSGVLKRVAVKLSKTCNDLRLLSSGPRAGFGEINLPAVQSGSSIMPGKINPVIPEVVSQVAYEVIGNDVTITMAAEAGQLQLNAFEPIIVHSLHKSISHLQAACTTLTARCIRGITANTEHLRLTVQQSIGLVTALNPHLGYTTATAIAQEALATGKGVAELVLEHGLLTDAQLQELLSPERLANLTKEPNQQ; encoded by the coding sequence ATGAGTACCCCGAGCACCACCGCAGCCGCAACCACTATCGCCGCCAGCAATGGACAGGCAGCGTCTACGCGTTCTGAGCATGATCTGCTTGGTGACCGGGACGTCCCGGCGGAGGCTTACTGGGGCGTGCATACCCTGCGCGCGGTGGAAAATTTCCCCATCACCGGCCAGCCGCTGTCCTCGAACATGCACCTGGTCCGCGGCCTGGCCGCGGTCAAACAGGCCGCGGCCCGCACCAACCTCGAACTCGGCCTCCTGGACCCCGAACGCGCCGCCGCGATCGAACAGGCCTGCACCGACGTGATGAACGGCCACTACGCAGACCAGTTCGTCGTGGACGTCATCCAAGGCGGCGCCGGGACCTCCTCAAACATGAACGCCAACGAGGTCATCGCCAACCGGGCCCTGCAAATCCTCGGCCACGCCAAAGGCGAATACACCCGCCTGCACCCCAACGACCACGTCAACCTCTCCCAGTCCACCAACGACGTCTACCCCACCGCCGTGAAACTGGGCACCATCTTCGCCGTCAAGGAACTCCTCGCCGCACTCGAAGAACTCGAAGAAGCCTTCGCCGCCAAAGCCCTGGAATTCCGCACCGTCGTCAAAATGGGCCGCACCCAACTCCAGGACGCCGTGCCCATGACCCTGGGCCAGGAATTCGGCACCTACGCCATCACCATCGGCGAAGACCGGCTCCGGCTCGCCGAAGCAAACCTGCTCATCCACGAAATCAACCTCGGCGCCACCGCCATCGGCACCGGCCTGAACGCCCCCGCCGGCTACACCGAAGCCGCCTGCCGCCACCTCGCCCAAATCACCGGCCTGCCCCTGGTCACCGCGCCGGACCTGATCGAAGCCACCCAGGACGTCGGCGCGTTCGTGCACCTCTCCGGCGTCCTCAAACGCGTCGCCGTGAAACTCTCCAAAACCTGCAACGACCTGCGCCTGCTCTCCTCCGGCCCGCGCGCCGGCTTCGGCGAAATCAACCTCCCCGCCGTCCAGTCCGGCTCCTCCATCATGCCCGGCAAGATCAACCCCGTCATCCCGGAAGTAGTCTCCCAGGTCGCCTACGAAGTGATCGGCAACGACGTCACCATCACCATGGCCGCCGAAGCCGGACAACTCCAACTCAACGCCTTCGAACCCATCATCGTCCACAGCCTCCACAAGAGCATCTCCCACCTCCAGGCAGCCTGCACCACCCTCACCGCACGCTGCATCCGAGGCATCACCGCCAACACCGAACACCTGCGCCTGACCGTCCAACAATCCATCGGCCTGGTCACCGCACTAAACCCGCACCTGGGCTACACCACGGCCACCGCCATCGCCCAGGAAGCACTCGCCACCGGCAAAGGCGTCGCCGAACTCGTCCTCGAACACGGACTGCTCACCGACGCGCAGCTCCAAGAACTCCTCAGCCCCGAACGCCTGGCAAACCTCACCAAAGAACCCAACCAGCAGTAG
- a CDS encoding winged helix-turn-helix domain-containing protein, whose amino-acid sequence MTVELQNPATAHRTRNDDARRKEERRRPIRSQIIDYLASNGASKVADISSDIVCSRDCVRYHLAALEKAAIVRSNISPGTREGFTPFYALTPAAASVRV is encoded by the coding sequence ATGACCGTTGAGCTCCAAAACCCTGCCACCGCGCACCGCACGCGGAACGACGACGCCCGCAGGAAAGAAGAACGGCGCCGTCCGATCAGATCCCAAATCATCGACTACCTTGCCAGCAACGGCGCCAGCAAGGTGGCAGATATCAGCAGCGACATCGTCTGCTCCCGCGATTGTGTGAGGTACCACCTCGCAGCGCTTGAGAAGGCGGCGATCGTCCGTTCCAACATTTCCCCGGGAACCCGGGAGGGGTTTACGCCCTTCTACGCCCTCACCCCCGCCGCGGCCAGCGTCCGCGTTTAG
- a CDS encoding beta-L-arabinofuranosidase domain-containing protein: MTLPAAAAETSLDDSKVLELPFEGNLTDVGPKANAVSMQKGTAAYSTGLAGQAFNFNGSNAVNLGTAAHLQPSNLSVSFWFKPNAAMAGEQVFTWNKQAYNSDGWYLTSESNTTPLALSIGPSTGQPYKVAVDAPRASFFPTDQWTHIVATYDKATKNVAIYRNGVRQSAIVKFPVTGTATGVLGSESTTTKTLGYNGPLYNGAHLNGLLDDYTVYDGVASTTDVVALTKAHNPGFDASSVAQSDLDAVTVPPTASTNFTVPLEGSRGTSISWESSNSAIIAISGGAATVTPPSSSPVTVALTATGTYGGSNPVTKTFNVQVLPEGLESSVYLLEAGLSDVTVEDPYLVNGNQKTISYLLSLDPEKFLFSFYKQAGLTPTTAAGYGGWERETGTRFQGHFFGHYISALSQAYSTTTDPTTKSALLAKLTSAVDGLKRCQDAYAAKDPANAGFVSPFPVTYLPSGADGLLVPFYNLHKVVAGLLEAHDNAPGTVSATALSVADGFGTWITNWAGRQANPAALLNTEYGGMNEALYELYSVTEKPAHKRAAEYFDEITLFQKLAAGQDVLNGLHANTTIPKLIGALKRYTVFTDNPRLYATLTDAEKSNLNMYRTAAENFWPIVHDHHTYANGGNSQSEHFHAPDTLHQYATNGQTTGYGENSTSEGCNEYNMLKLSRALFQVTKDVKYADYYESAFINSVLPVQNPETGMVTYFQPMAAGYAKVFGHEQDEFWCDHGTGIESFTKLGDSIYFEDTSSVYVNQFRSSVLRSAGHNLKLTQRADVPNKETVTLQVAGLDGGAVADGTSIRLRIPSWVNGAPTLSINGVVTDIAPLTSAGYVVVPIAAGDAISYTMPAKVTVDDETENANWVAFKYGPVLLATELNRNNVDAAYTAGVLVRMSTADKTVNSNVVVQDAVAWKAGIENNLVRSENGVNANGVETMRFSLRNVDTASAALAFEPYYSLYNARYAIYMTLVQPDSAEAQALIRREKEQLRIDETTIDSLTSFDNNNSEADKNYKYNKSGVGTHLGQPYRDGQRATDAYFQYDMIVDPALAKNYLGVRYFGGDNGRTFDVYLNDVLLKHEVITNANGATSWYIQYDQIPQAVLDGIAAKDSYKRDQNGNYVLDANGAKIPVVTVRFQGNGISFVGGVYGVYTTTTNTFDTNAELKALTSDTGVLSPALAAGVHSYTLTVPTDATTVALDTDPAAASGLVTIGDILIDDTKPRSIPLDAGTEPTNIVLTSYAQDHVTKVSYQIAIVRAEPEPALALTVTATTQCVKGKAVLSVEVRNDEAVPMSLTLTSPYGQKSVKALKPGKKAAQTFTTNAASIPAGAVRVAATATLDGVPVSHTADVDFPGLTCG; this comes from the coding sequence ATGACTTTGCCCGCCGCCGCGGCGGAAACATCATTGGACGACAGCAAAGTCCTTGAGCTGCCCTTCGAAGGGAACCTTACGGATGTAGGCCCCAAGGCAAATGCGGTTTCCATGCAGAAGGGAACTGCGGCATATAGCACCGGCCTGGCCGGGCAGGCTTTCAATTTCAACGGCTCCAATGCCGTGAACCTCGGCACTGCCGCGCATCTGCAGCCCTCGAACCTGAGCGTTTCGTTCTGGTTCAAGCCGAATGCGGCAATGGCCGGCGAGCAGGTGTTCACCTGGAACAAGCAGGCCTATAACTCGGATGGGTGGTACCTGACCTCCGAAAGCAACACCACTCCGCTGGCCCTCTCCATCGGACCTTCCACCGGCCAGCCCTACAAGGTGGCCGTTGACGCACCCCGCGCCAGCTTCTTTCCCACCGACCAGTGGACCCACATCGTGGCCACCTACGACAAGGCGACCAAGAACGTCGCCATCTACCGCAACGGCGTCCGCCAGTCAGCCATCGTGAAATTCCCGGTTACAGGGACCGCCACCGGCGTCCTCGGCTCCGAGAGCACCACCACCAAGACCCTCGGCTACAACGGGCCCCTCTACAACGGTGCTCACCTCAACGGCCTGCTGGACGACTACACCGTCTACGACGGCGTCGCTTCCACTACCGATGTTGTGGCCCTCACCAAGGCACACAACCCCGGCTTTGACGCTAGCTCCGTTGCGCAGTCAGACCTCGATGCAGTCACCGTCCCGCCCACCGCAAGCACCAACTTCACCGTCCCGCTGGAGGGTTCCAGGGGAACCAGCATCAGCTGGGAGTCATCCAATTCTGCGATCATCGCGATCAGCGGGGGCGCAGCAACCGTCACACCGCCAAGCAGCTCACCCGTCACAGTGGCTCTCACGGCAACAGGCACCTATGGAGGAAGCAATCCCGTGACCAAAACATTCAACGTCCAGGTACTCCCGGAGGGCCTCGAATCCTCGGTCTACCTGCTCGAGGCCGGCCTCAGCGACGTCACCGTCGAGGACCCCTACCTGGTGAACGGCAACCAGAAAACCATCAGCTACCTGCTCAGCCTGGACCCGGAGAAGTTCCTCTTCTCCTTCTACAAGCAGGCAGGGCTTACACCGACGACGGCGGCCGGTTACGGCGGCTGGGAGCGCGAGACCGGCACGCGGTTCCAGGGCCACTTCTTCGGCCACTACATCTCAGCCCTCTCGCAGGCGTACTCCACCACCACCGACCCGACAACGAAGTCTGCGCTGCTCGCGAAGCTGACGTCCGCCGTCGACGGTTTGAAGCGGTGCCAGGACGCGTACGCGGCCAAAGATCCAGCCAATGCGGGCTTCGTCTCGCCCTTCCCCGTGACATACCTGCCGTCGGGCGCCGACGGCCTGCTGGTTCCGTTCTACAACCTGCACAAGGTTGTGGCCGGCCTGCTCGAGGCCCATGACAACGCCCCGGGCACCGTGTCCGCTACAGCCTTGTCCGTCGCTGACGGGTTCGGCACCTGGATCACCAACTGGGCCGGACGCCAGGCCAACCCCGCCGCACTGCTGAACACCGAGTACGGCGGCATGAACGAGGCCCTGTACGAGCTCTACAGCGTCACCGAGAAGCCCGCCCACAAGCGGGCAGCCGAGTACTTCGATGAAATCACGCTGTTCCAGAAGCTTGCCGCCGGCCAGGACGTCCTCAACGGGCTCCACGCGAATACCACCATTCCTAAGCTCATCGGCGCCCTCAAGCGCTACACCGTCTTCACGGACAATCCACGGCTCTACGCCACACTGACGGATGCCGAGAAGTCCAACCTGAACATGTACCGCACAGCGGCCGAAAACTTCTGGCCCATAGTGCATGACCACCACACCTACGCCAACGGCGGCAACAGCCAGTCCGAGCACTTCCATGCCCCGGACACGCTCCACCAGTATGCAACCAACGGCCAGACCACCGGTTACGGGGAAAACTCAACCTCGGAGGGCTGCAACGAGTACAACATGCTCAAGCTCTCCCGTGCGCTGTTCCAGGTAACGAAGGACGTGAAGTACGCCGACTACTACGAGTCCGCGTTCATCAACTCCGTCCTGCCGGTCCAGAACCCGGAGACCGGCATGGTGACCTACTTCCAGCCGATGGCCGCCGGTTATGCCAAGGTCTTCGGGCACGAGCAGGACGAGTTCTGGTGCGATCACGGAACCGGCATCGAAAGCTTCACCAAGCTCGGGGACTCGATCTATTTTGAAGACACAAGCTCGGTGTATGTGAACCAGTTCCGCTCGTCCGTCCTCCGCTCGGCAGGCCATAACCTGAAGCTGACGCAGAGGGCTGACGTGCCCAACAAGGAGACCGTCACGCTGCAGGTTGCCGGACTCGACGGCGGCGCCGTGGCTGACGGAACCAGTATCAGGCTGCGGATCCCGTCCTGGGTCAACGGAGCACCAACGCTCAGCATCAACGGAGTTGTCACCGACATCGCGCCGCTCACATCGGCAGGCTACGTGGTGGTCCCGATTGCTGCAGGAGACGCGATTTCCTACACGATGCCCGCCAAGGTCACGGTGGACGACGAAACCGAGAACGCCAACTGGGTGGCCTTCAAGTACGGTCCGGTGCTGCTTGCCACCGAGCTGAACCGGAACAACGTGGACGCTGCCTACACCGCCGGCGTCCTCGTCCGGATGAGCACCGCAGACAAGACGGTTAATTCGAACGTCGTCGTCCAGGATGCAGTGGCCTGGAAGGCCGGCATTGAAAACAACCTCGTCCGCAGCGAAAACGGCGTGAACGCAAACGGTGTCGAAACCATGCGGTTCTCCCTCAGGAACGTGGATACGGCGTCGGCCGCCCTGGCTTTCGAGCCGTATTACAGCCTGTACAACGCCCGCTACGCCATCTACATGACCCTCGTCCAGCCCGATTCCGCCGAAGCGCAGGCGCTGATCCGGCGGGAGAAGGAGCAACTCCGGATCGACGAGACCACCATTGATTCGCTGACTTCCTTCGATAACAACAACAGCGAAGCGGACAAGAACTACAAGTACAACAAGTCCGGCGTAGGCACCCATCTGGGGCAGCCGTACCGGGACGGGCAGCGGGCCACCGACGCCTACTTCCAGTACGACATGATCGTTGACCCGGCACTGGCCAAGAACTACCTCGGCGTCCGCTACTTCGGGGGCGATAACGGCCGGACCTTCGATGTGTACCTCAACGACGTCCTGCTCAAGCACGAGGTGATCACCAACGCCAACGGCGCCACCAGCTGGTACATCCAGTACGACCAGATCCCGCAGGCTGTCCTGGACGGCATCGCGGCCAAGGACAGTTACAAGCGGGACCAGAACGGCAACTACGTGCTGGACGCCAACGGCGCCAAGATCCCCGTGGTCACCGTCCGTTTCCAGGGCAACGGCATCAGTTTCGTGGGCGGTGTCTACGGCGTCTACACAACGACGACCAACACCTTCGACACCAACGCTGAGCTCAAGGCACTCACCTCCGACACCGGTGTGCTGAGCCCGGCGCTGGCGGCCGGTGTTCATTCCTACACGCTGACGGTGCCGACGGACGCCACGACTGTGGCTCTGGACACCGATCCTGCAGCAGCGAGCGGACTGGTCACCATCGGCGACATCCTGATCGATGACACCAAACCGCGCAGCATACCCCTGGATGCCGGCACGGAACCAACGAACATCGTGCTGACGTCATACGCACAGGATCACGTCACGAAGGTGAGTTACCAGATTGCCATCGTCCGCGCAGAGCCCGAACCCGCACTGGCCCTGACCGTCACAGCCACCACCCAATGCGTGAAGGGCAAGGCAGTCCTCTCGGTCGAGGTTCGGAATGACGAGGCGGTTCCCATGTCGCTGACGCTCACTTCCCCCTACGGCCAGAAGTCGGTCAAGGCATTGAAGCCCGGCAAGAAGGCAGCCCAAACGTTCACCACGAACGCGGCCTCGATCCCTGCCGGCGCTGTCCGCGTCGCGGCCACCGCAACCCTTGACGGTGTGCCGGTCTCCCATACCGCCGATGTGGACTTTCCGGGGCTCACCTGCGGGTAA
- a CDS encoding ABC transporter substrate-binding protein — MKVMKRLLTGVAVLTTAATLAACGGAAPTPSASSTADAGIAGTDDKPITLEYWGWAKGTGEQVKLFNAAHKNVQIKFTEVKGGSDALNGLRNAASAGNAPDLHQGIQDWVVPLVAENIITDITDWVTPAEKEFKASAFKSSQVNGKNYIVPNAQAPQFFVYQTPVYDKLGLKPPKTMEEFADQGKVLGAAGHKLTNMAGEDPSTLVNWAWQAGASWYKVDGDSWKINFLDDATLEAADITQRLIDEDAISTQTFADYAAVQQMYDKANTATRHIYTWSTNGMVNNFKESFGNWAAAPIPEFSTGGKANVSPIGGTFVTDQSKSKKAAAEAAVWLATNKESVTLAADPIKGSSAFPAVADSDAYVANMLPEKLFGANHAQAVKVATQASKDIAGDWTYGPNYTAMYTEMADGWAKVITKQQKVTDLLEHMQEWTVNDLKKKGINVVDGSK; from the coding sequence ATGAAAGTTATGAAGCGTTTACTGACGGGCGTGGCGGTCCTGACGACGGCGGCCACCCTGGCGGCATGCGGCGGCGCCGCCCCCACGCCGTCGGCCTCAAGCACCGCAGATGCCGGCATTGCAGGCACTGACGACAAGCCCATCACGCTCGAATACTGGGGCTGGGCCAAGGGCACGGGCGAACAGGTCAAGCTGTTCAATGCGGCCCACAAAAACGTGCAAATCAAGTTCACCGAGGTCAAGGGCGGCAGCGACGCCCTGAACGGCCTGCGCAACGCCGCCTCCGCGGGCAACGCCCCGGACCTCCACCAGGGAATCCAGGACTGGGTGGTCCCCCTGGTGGCGGAGAACATCATCACGGACATCACCGACTGGGTTACCCCCGCTGAGAAGGAGTTCAAGGCCTCCGCCTTCAAGTCCTCCCAGGTGAACGGCAAGAACTACATTGTGCCGAACGCGCAGGCGCCCCAGTTCTTCGTCTACCAGACCCCCGTCTATGACAAGCTGGGCCTCAAACCCCCCAAGACCATGGAGGAGTTTGCGGACCAGGGCAAGGTCCTGGGAGCCGCAGGCCACAAACTGACCAACATGGCAGGCGAGGACCCCTCCACGCTGGTGAACTGGGCCTGGCAGGCCGGGGCCTCCTGGTACAAGGTGGACGGCGACTCCTGGAAGATCAATTTCCTGGACGATGCCACCCTCGAGGCAGCAGACATAACGCAGAGGCTCATCGACGAAGACGCCATCTCCACGCAGACCTTCGCCGACTACGCCGCCGTCCAGCAGATGTACGACAAGGCAAACACGGCCACACGCCACATCTATACCTGGTCCACCAACGGCATGGTCAACAACTTCAAGGAATCCTTCGGCAACTGGGCTGCAGCCCCGATCCCGGAATTCAGCACCGGCGGCAAGGCCAACGTCAGCCCCATTGGCGGCACGTTCGTCACTGATCAGTCCAAGAGCAAGAAGGCGGCAGCCGAGGCAGCCGTCTGGCTGGCCACCAACAAGGAATCCGTCACGCTGGCCGCAGACCCCATCAAGGGTTCCTCGGCGTTCCCCGCCGTAGCTGACTCCGATGCCTATGTCGCCAACATGCTGCCGGAAAAGCTCTTCGGCGCCAACCACGCCCAGGCCGTCAAGGTGGCAACCCAGGCGTCCAAGGACATCGCAGGGGACTGGACCTACGGCCCCAACTACACCGCGATGTACACGGAAATGGCTGATGGCTGGGCCAAGGTCATCACCAAGCAGCAGAAGGTTACCGACCTTCTCGAACACATGCAGGAATGGACGGTGAATGACCTGAAAAAGAAGGGCATCAACGTCGTCGACGGGTCCAAGTAG